In the genome of Triticum urartu cultivar G1812 chromosome 5, Tu2.1, whole genome shotgun sequence, one region contains:
- the LOC125509374 gene encoding uncharacterized protein LOC125509374 yields ITFNHQDYSRSIRNAGWTALVLDPIIDGLHFTHVLMDGDSGLNLLYQDTIRNMGIVPTKIRHSNTSFQGVTPGPDAHCMGSLRLEVMFGSPDNFRPEKLTFHIAPFSSSYQALLGREAFALFNAIPHYASLMLKMPGPRGTISLKGNIEPRTRLDESG; encoded by the exons atcaccttcaaccatcaggattactctagaagtatccggaatgcaggctggactgccttggtattagatccgaTAATCGACGGACTCCACTTTACacatgtcctgatggacggcgacagtggtctaaacctgttatatcaggacacaatccgcaacatggggatagtcccaacaaaaattcgccatagcaacacttcctttcaaggagtaacgccaggcccggatgcccattgcatgggttctctccggctagaagttatgttcggctcccccgacaACTTCCGCCCCGAAAagctaaccttccacatcgccccgttttcaagtagctatcaagcactactgggacgcgaagctttcgccctctttaacgcaataccgcattatgcatctcttatgctcaagatgcccggtccacgaggcaccatctcactaaagggaaatattga accacggacacggttagacgagtccggc